DNA from Fibrobacter sp. UWB15:
TCCACATGCCCGGTAATAATCTTGACCGACTGCAACGGATCGATGTTGTTATGCGGGTTGATTCCTTGCTTCTGGTTTTCAGTAAAATATTCGGGGCGCATGGTTTTGCCGATATCGTGATAAAGCGCCATCACGCGCACCAAGAGTGAATTGGCTCCGATGCTTTCGGCGACATGTTCGGCAAGGTTTGAAACCTGAATACTGTGGTGGAATGTACCCGGAGCATATTCCGAAATGCGCTTGAGAGCCGGACGGTTGAAGTCCGACATTTCCATAAGGGTCAGCACCGTGGTGATACCGAAAATACGTTCCATCAAGTGAATCAATGCCACAGAAGTAAGGGCGTAGCAAAGCACGATGTTTGCACCTGCCGCAATCAAGTTCTGGTAGAATGCTTCGAACGAAAGCCTGTTGCGCAGCAAGAACATAACGCTAATCGCCGCGGCCATGGCAAGAATGCCGACAATGATTCCCCAAACGAACTGCACTCTGTAGCGAATGCGGGCGATGGGTGCGGTTGCCACAAAGGTCACTGCAATGGCGCATATCATGGCGGCGAGGTCGTAGCCGTTCAAAATGCCAAAAATCATGGCCGAGAAAACGGTGAATGCAATGCCTATGCGGCGATCATAAAGCACGGTGGCCGTAATGGGGGCAAATGCAAACGGGTACAGCCACATAAAGTCGAGATTTTCGGAAATAATCGAAATTTCAAGACTATTTATGCTACCTGACAGATGGCGCACACCCCAGAAGGCGATAATTTGCAACATGGCAAGAGCGATAAGGCTCCAAAGCTGGCGAGCATTTTTGAACATGCCTCTAGAGGGCGTGCTATACAGGAACATGAAGAAGAACGAAATAATCAAGACAAAAATAAGAGCGTTACCATAAATGGCCGTAAAGGTCTTGGAGTTTTCTTCTTTTTGTTGGGCACGCTGCAATGCGTCAATCTTTTCGAGGATTTCCTTGGTGATGGGAGCACCCTGGGCCACAATTTCCATGCCGCGCGGCACCATGCCCTTAATGAGCGTCACCTTGTTGCGGGCTTCTTCGCGACTTGCAATCGTTTCTTTTTCGAGGTAGAAAACGTTCGGCATCATGAACACGAACAACGTTTCGTAGAAGGCGCTCAAGAGCCCCTGTTCGTTCGGGAAACTCATCTGAAGCTGGGCAAAGGCTTCGTCGATACGGCGGCGGAGCGGCTGGATGTTGCTTGCTTCAATAGTCGTCTTTTCGTTATCTTTAATCAGCGTAATGTTCGGCTTGGTGTAGACGATGTACTTGAAGTCTTGCAAATTGTAGTTGTCTCGGTAAAGCTGAGCAGCCGTTTCGGTGCTTGCGATAAATGTGTTCGAAACGCCTGCCTGCAACATGCGGTTGAAAACGTTCAGCAACGAGTCACGAGCCTTGGAATTGAGACTCAATGGCTTAATTGCAGATGTTGAAATACGCTGCTTCAAGACTTCGTAAATGCGGGACGCCTGCACCACCTTGGACTGCAGGGTAGAGTCGCTTTCGCCGCTTGCGGTAAGCTGGTTGATTTGAATTTGCAATGAACCGTACTGGGCGAGCTTGTGCAGGAACGACTTGAGGTCTTCGTAAACGCGGTTGGTTTCGTCGCTGTTGTAGCCAAAGATGGCATTCACCTTTTCGGCGGCGCGGGTCTTTTCGGCCTCAATTTCCTGTTCAGACTTGGGCACTTCGAAGTTGATGGGGGCGACGATTGTACGCGTACTCACCTGGCCCAAGTGCGGGCGTTCCGACTGGAGCGCGATGTTCTTATCGGGGAACATGAAAATCGCGGCGGCGACAATCAAAACCCAGCCGATAATAAAATGAAGTCT
Protein-coding regions in this window:
- a CDS encoding HD family phosphohydrolase, with the translated sequence MKKKQMRLHFIIGWVLIVAAAIFMFPDKNIALQSERPHLGQVSTRTIVAPINFEVPKSEQEIEAEKTRAAEKVNAIFGYNSDETNRVYEDLKSFLHKLAQYGSLQIQINQLTASGESDSTLQSKVVQASRIYEVLKQRISTSAIKPLSLNSKARDSLLNVFNRMLQAGVSNTFIASTETAAQLYRDNYNLQDFKYIVYTKPNITLIKDNEKTTIEASNIQPLRRRIDEAFAQLQMSFPNEQGLLSAFYETLFVFMMPNVFYLEKETIASREEARNKVTLIKGMVPRGMEIVAQGAPITKEILEKIDALQRAQQKEENSKTFTAIYGNALIFVLIISFFFMFLYSTPSRGMFKNARQLWSLIALAMLQIIAFWGVRHLSGSINSLEISIISENLDFMWLYPFAFAPITATVLYDRRIGIAFTVFSAMIFGILNGYDLAAMICAIAVTFVATAPIARIRYRVQFVWGIIVGILAMAAAISVMFLLRNRLSFEAFYQNLIAAGANIVLCYALTSVALIHLMERIFGITTVLTLMEMSDFNRPALKRISEYAPGTFHHSIQVSNLAEHVAESIGANSLLVRVMALYHDIGKTMRPEYFTENQKQGINPHNNIDPLQSVKIITGHVEQGTALANEYNIPTLVAAGIREHHGSSIIQYFYHKALENAKETGEEVKVEDYSYKGPKPQSKETAILMLADIIEATSRSMTDTSPEALAAMIHKTIESRFTEGQFNECNLSIKELFKLERAFLDSLDGTYHTRVKYPGQK